GGCTGGGCACACCCAGCTTCTATCGGCTGCCGGGTCCCCACGGCGGTCACCCAGTGGGCTGGtgcctgtttccttggtgttgaTTCCACTCCCTGTACCTCCTGTCCCTGCAGATTTCGTCCTCTACCAGACACTGGCCTTCCCCGCGGTATCAGCAGAACCCTTCCTCTACGCCAGCGACCTCTACTTGGCTCTGGCCCAGCCAGGTGCCAGCGCCTGCACCATCCTGAAGTGGGACTATGTGGAACGACAGCTTCGAGACTATGATAAAATTCCAGGTACCCGAGTGTGGCCTGCCTAGGCTGGCCCTATCCAGGAGAAGGTGATAGGAAAGCTCTGTTGTCCAATTCCAGTCAATGCCTAAAGGAAGGAggatggatgaaaaaaaaaatggtttcttgcCCATAAAGATTTTCCTGGGTTTGAGAAAGGCCAGTATCTACAAAATAATATGTATaggatacacgcctttaatcccagcacttgggaggcaaagaaggtggatctctgtgagttcaaggtcagccagggctacataatagagagactctgactcaaacaataaataaataaataaataaataaataaataaataaataaataaataaataaataaataaataaagtcaacaCAGAGCTAGGAATGAAGCTCAGtggatagaatgcttgcctagcaagtattAAGTCCTGGGTTCATGATGGTtgacacctataatcccagcgtttgggaggtggaggtgggaatgtggagAATTCAAAACCAGGCTTGACTGTatagcaagaacctgtctcaggagaaaaacaaaacaaaacagagcttgCCAGGTacggtggctcacacttgtaatcccagcacttgggacgtaaagaaagaaaatcactgctagttcaagaccagcctaatcTATATCataaggtccaggccagccagggcttcccTGTCTTCAACAAACCAACCACATTATGGACCCTGAGTCCTGGGTGGGACTGCGCTGGGAGCGGACTTCCGCAGCAGATCTCAGTTGTGGGCCGTGTTTGGGGGTTGATCCTCCATCTGGGTGGGAAAAGGTGGGAGCTACCGGACACCCCCTAACTCCACGTGCTCTGTCCCAGCAGCCCCCTCTGCTGTGCATTGCAAGCCCATGGTGGTGGACGGCCAGCTCTATGTAGTCGTGGCCCAGCTGTTCGGGGGCTCGTACATTTACCACTGGGACCCCAACACCACACGTTTCACCAAGCTGCAGGATATCGACCCACAGCGCGTGCGGAAGCCCAATGACCTGGAAGCCTTCCGCATCGACGGCGACTGGTACTTTGCAGTGGCCGACAGCTCCAAGGCGGGTGCCACTAGCCTCTACCGCTGGCACCAGAATGGCTTCTATTCCCACCAGGCCCTGCACGCCTGGCACCGTGACACTGACCTCGAGTTTGTCGATGGGGAGGGCAAGCCACGGTTGATTGTGTCCAGCAGCTCTCAGGCACCTGTCATCTATCAGTGGAGTCGTACTCAGAAGCAGTTTGTGGCCCAGGGAGAGGTGACCCAGGTACCCGATGCCCAGGCCGTGAAACACTTTCGTGCCGGCCGAGACAGCTACCTGTGTCTTAGTCGCTACATCGGGGACTCCAAGATCCTGCGCTGGGAGGGTGCCCGTTTCTCTGAGGTGCAGGCCCTTCCCTCCCGGGGTTCGCTGGCCCTGCAGCCCTTCCTGGTGGGTGGCCACCGCTACCTGGCACTGGGCAGCGACTTCTCCTTCACGCAGATCTACCAGTGGGACGAGGGGCGGCAGAAATTTGTGCGGTTCCAGGAGCTGGCCGCACAGGCCCCTCGGGCCTTCTGCTACATGCCGGCTGGAGATGCCCAGCTGCTCCTGGCCCCCAGTTTCAAGGGACAGACACTGGTATACCGACATGTCGTGGTGGACCTCAGTGCCTAGAGGGAAGTTAGGTCCTTTGGGTTCCTCAGGGTGGCGCTGTATGGTGGGTGGAGACTTCTGTGAGCAGTTCCAAGTGAAGTCACATGGGGTTAACctatatctgcacacacacacacacacacacacacacacacacacacacacacacacagaagtgggCCTGGGCACATACCAGGGAAGCCCATTCCCATTACTGTAATCAGCACCTATGTATGCCCCGGGCACCCAGTGTTCAGGTTCTCCTCTGTGCGTGCACCAGTGGCCACCCTTATCTACAGTGCCCCCATGCTCCACTCCCTGGCTAATGTGCCTGAGTGACGCGGCGGGTGCAGGAATGGGTGAGCCATGACCCTTTTCTTCTCGGCTTAGCCTTGTGCCCTCTGGCCTTTCCTGTGGATGCTCAAGGCGCTTGGGTACCTGTTCAGCATCCACAGGGGCAACCTCCCTCCAGGTGTGCCCACACTTCCAAGTGTGCCTGCCCACGCCATGCTCCTTCTGCATGCACCCGTGGACATACTGTTGGACATACTCAGTTACGTGCTTGTGCGTACCCGGCCACGCTCCTGTTTCCATATCTGCACATGTCTGGGAGGGTGCACACGTGCAGCCCGGGTGctaaaaaaaaacaggctttccTGCTCTCACCTAGCTGCTCTTCTTGGAGGGTGCCCAGCGCACCGACACCTCCTCTGCTCACCCCAGTGTGCCCCCTAATTAGGTGGCTAGTAAGGATAATAGTAAGCATGGCCGTGGCCCTCCTGGGGACAAAGCGCCTTCATCCTGAAGCAATAATAGCCACAGAGGCAGCAGCAACCGGGTTCTTTGCAGTGCAGTATACCTTTCTTCTCACTAGAGTTTTCTTCCGTGACTCAGTCCCAGCTCACCTGGACACAGatgggaaaggctttctctggataGCTATTGCTTTTTCAAGATCGGGccgtctcctctctctcccctgcctgtGGGTTGTGGACCCTGAACTGTGACTGCTCCTTGGGTGGATATCAAAACTGGCCAAGACAAGAAGCCTGAGAACATCTGAGCCACTCATGTGAGTGCCGGGGACACGTTGGGGCCCCTGGCACCTCTCCATTACATGGAGACGCCCCTGGAAGCGTGGCTCAGTGGAGGCTGGATGTGGTTGGCAGGAAGGACACCTGGGAACCAGGcttctgctgccctctgctgtccATGAGGAACAGCAGCCCAGAAGCAGGAAAGGGCCAGATTgagaggatttcttttttttttttttttttttttttttggttttttcgagacagggtttctctgtgtagctttgcgcctttcctggaactcacttggtagcccaggctggcctcgaactcacagagatccgcctggctctgcctcccgagtgctgggattaaaggcgtgcgccaccaccgcccggcccagattGAGAGGATTTCTTACCGGCCTAATGCCCTGGGGCACTTGGGGGCAATGCTGTTCACTTGCTTCAAATAAAAAGTTCCACCCTACCACTAGGTCGCAGGTGTCTTCGGGGTGTTTTCTTAGGAGCAGAGCCAGGGTGGTGTCACCTGTCCCGGCTACACACAGGGACCACACCAGCTTCCAGTTCCTCTTGGCTCCTTTCCCTTCGAGCAATGGGCATCCTCAAAGTCAGCTGGCACTGGGGTCAGGAGTTCATGGTGATACCGCTCGGGTGTTGAGCTGTGTGATGAGTCTCTTCCACCTGGGTCTGACTCACAGCCCAGTGTTCCTTCCTGGAGATGAACTGGTCTGGGACCTGCTAAGACCTAGGTCTGTCCCTTTGTCAGGATAACTTGAAGCAACATGGCAAGGACATGCTCGGCCCTCGGCAGCCCTGTCTTCCTACCACTACCTTCCTGAGCTCCCCACTGGGCTAATGTCTGCCattgacaccaccaccacccccaaaccaAGGTGAGGCACCTTGGAGTCCTAGGTAACATCTTGGTCCCTCTTCTTCCCATTTTTAACCAGCCCGCAGTTCTCCATTCTTTATCTCTGAGGGTTTCCAAATGAGCATTCTTTTCTCCCCTTGCCCTGCTACAACCTTAATCCAAATCTGTCCTCATTACTAAGTCTCCAGGTCCCTCCTGCCAGCCTATTTCTTAGATCCTTCCAGTCTGGCCTTCCTGAAACATCTCTCCATTATGTCATCCGCTACCCAGGAGCCTGCTTTGGCTCCCTGCTCTTCTGAAAACAAACCCCTGGCTCTGTGCCTGACATCAGACTCCTCCGGACTCGGTGCCAACGGATGCAGCAGCATGcgtctctctctcctgcctgcttCCATCCTGTCCCTTTCTGAGATGACAGTGAGAGCCTGTAACAAAAGGAGCCGGGAGATCACTCGACAGGGGCTAGGGCAGAATGACCAGGGTCACTAGGGAACGTGGAGCATCTTGGGAAGAGCACACAGCTCTGCGCTGAAAAAAACGGCCATGCTCAGCTGTGGGACGtctctccttgtcctcctccacCCAGACTCGAACCCTTTGCCATCCTCTGAGAAATGAAACGGGGGAAGGGGCAGAAATGGTAGCGATGACAACCCCAGCAGTGGGGTGCTGGAGTGTGTACCCcgacacacacgtacacacacaggcCTCTTCCCTTCTGCTTCTCATCTGTTCTCCGTGGCCCCTTTCAGCTCTCACATGTCACATAgatgtctgtcttagggtttctattgctgtgaagagacaccatgaccatggcaaatcttacaaaagaaaacatttaactggggctgacttaaacagtttcagaggtttggtccattatcagcatggtgagaagcatggtggcgtgcagacagacatggtgctagagaaggagctgagagttccacatctggatctgcaggcagcaggatgaggagagagccactgggcctggcttgggcttctgaaatctcaaagtccatccccagtgacacacttgctccaataaggccacacctcttagtccttctcaagtagtgccactccctgatgactaagcattcaaatacatgagcctatggttTGAATggttcctattcaaaccaccacaatgcccTGTGTCTCACATATCACTGATCTGTCCCAAGGGGAGGAGACCAGGTCTGAGAGCTCCAGAACATGCATCAACAGAATCCTCTGAACCCCACAGTCTGGACCACACATGAGCAGATGTGGGCTCAATTACTTTGCTTGGTGTCAACTAATTTCCCTGAAGCTCAAATCCTGCAAAGCAGATTAGCAAGCCTACTTTGTAGAGTCCTGCTTGAGCTCACTTGCTGAGGAAAAGCACTGAATGGTGATTGGTTACTTTACGtgatctgtctgtgtctgtttcctcGTCTTCAGAGTGGGTCCAATGATTCCTAACCAGCAGGGTCAACTATCCTGGGATGGACTAGTGCACATGAGGCCCAGCTTACCTCTCGTGAGATTTAAGTGCATTAAATACAGATTGATGTATGTCAGCCCCTTTGAAGAATGTGCCCGGCACATAATTATGAGCTATTTGATCTGTAGGATTGTATTTGAGATGGAGTGCCTCCAAGAAGTGGGGTTTATGAGAGGGAACGAAAGGCAGCCCTTGGTGACAAGAGCTCTCTGAGAGTTCCTCGCCACCTCCACCCTCAGAGTCCCTGCACACCACCTCCCATCTGTGGCCTCaggcccccagccctccccactgTCCCTGGGCACAACTTGAAGTATGTGACAGTTCTAGACTTCCATCTGCTCTTAGCAGAGTGGGGACCCTTGAATCCTCTCTATCCCATCCCGgaactgcctccctccctccatttcctccttttgagatggtctcatatagcccacgctggccttaagctcactgtgtagccaaggctaactttgaactcctgactcttgccttcacttcccaaatgctgagattacagctgtaTATGACCATGCCACTTTTACGTAGCGCTGGATATTGACCCCAGGATTTTATGTATACCAGACGAGCGCTATACCAGCTCAGCTATATCCCCAGGCAATGTCCTTTTTCAAGTGGGAAATCAATGCACCTTTACCCATGCCCACTGAGGTTGCCAAGGGAAATGGGTTTAGTCTCCTAGACACCTTGGCCTTCTGTTGCCCAGTTGCAAGATAAACATTGCTCCTAACAAGCCACTCCCTTCAGTGGAGAAAGACATTCTCTCCATCAAACCTTGAATGCCCAGCTTTCTGTGGCATGGCTGCCTGGTCACCTGCCTGGGGGGTCAGCCCTGAGTCCATGGAGCTGCTTAGCAACTCTGGGTAACTGGATGCTTGTGTCAACCAAAGGCTCTAAGAGCCAGAGTTGACTTACTCTGTCAAAGCCAAGGAAGGTGACAGCTGGCTGCCAGCCTCACCCTCCTCTGTGAGGAGCCCCGCTCCCGGCATCAGACCCCTGACTTCATGTCCTTTAACTTTCTCAAGCACAGGCATCGTGGCCAGGAGTCTCTGTGGGAGAGACTGTCCCAGCTGGGAGAGCTCAGAGTGGGCACAGGTCAGCTCTTCCCAGCAAATGAAACCAGAGggtagctgtttttctttttctttctttctttctctctttctttcttcctttcttccttccttccttcctctctctttcttttttcttcctttcttctctctctctctctctctctctctctctctctctctctctctctctctctctctctctttctctcgacaAGATTTCACTAGGCAGTCCAGGCCACCCTTGAAatcagtcctcctgcttcagcttcctgagtgcttggatttgGATTACAAGCAGGTACCCGCCCACCATGCCTAAGGCTTCGCTTGGCCTGGGGTGATGTCTCAGTGAGTGGGTAAAGTGTCTATTGCACAAACACAAAGATCTGAGTTTGGGTCCCGAACACCTATGTAAAGAGCCAGTTATGGATGCGCACTGGAGGAGCAGAGACAGATCCTGGGGTGTCTGTCTTCTTGGGGGCTTATGGGccggccagtctagctgaaatagTCAGCTCCAGGAATAATGAgaggccttatctcaaaaaatatgcTAGGCGGTGttgaggcacacctttaattccagcactcaggaggcagagccaggcggatctctgtgagttcaaggccagcctggtctacagagtgagttccaggacaggcaccaaaactacacagagaacaaacaaacaaacaaacaaacaaacaaaggaggaTGGCAgccggacatggtggcacacgtctttaatcctatattcaggaggtagaggcaggggaatctctggaAGTTTTGGGCCAGATAggcctacatagtaagaccctgtcttaaaccaACAAAAAATGTAGAGAAAGACATCCTGCTGCCCTCTACACGTCCctggtctgcacacacacatgcctacccATGCCTATACCATACAAAGAGGCTGCGATGACGAGGGGGTGTTCCAGAAGTCACCCAGTGGGTGAACATACCAAAGGGTTTGAGACTCCCACGGGTTTCTCAAGTGATGGGTGCCTCTTCCTTCTTTATATAGCGCTCTACGCGTCCTAAATTGCTTCTGTCGGTTGCATCCTTCTGCCTTCAAGGAGATACacaaaacattttgtttgtttgtttgttaatgtttttgagacagggtctcactgggtagccctggctgtcctgaaactggacatgtagaccaggctggcttcaaactcgaagagatctccctgcctctgcctcctgaatgctgggattaaaggggtgtgccatcacacctggccttACCTGACACCTTTTGCCTAAATAATCAGATCTAAAGGGTCagggagttggctcagcagttaagagcactggctgcccttccagcaCCTACTTGGAGGCCAGTagtcacctgcaactccagtccttcttctgacctccacaggcactgcatacatgtgcacaaacatacctgcaggcaaaacacttatacacattaatatatataatttggaaGGATGGACATGCGGCTTAGCCCAGTGCTttcctagcatacatgaagccctgggtttgagccctggCATTGTATGAACCAAACagggtgatacatgcctgtaatgccagcatttaggAAGAAGAAgcgggaagatcagaagttcaaggccatatcTAGACTACCTAGgatcttgtcttttaaaaaaaaaaaaaatggatcacaAGATGGATGGTGTCTGGGACCTTCTCAGGCCTGGTGTTTCTTGTTTCTCCAAAACAGTGTGGGGGGGACGGGCAAGCGGAGCAAGGGAGACTGAAGGCATGGGGGAGTTTCTCCTGTGGGCAGGTTTCATTGCCGGCTCCCACATCCAGCAATACCAATAAAATTGATGATAATAATTAAGACTGTATAATCACCGTGTGTTTGTTTATTCCCAAGAAGCCTCCTTTCCCTGGCTCCCATCATTACCAATTCCATCCTCATAGTTGGTGGGTGTTAACTGTGCTCTAATAAAAAGCAGTAACTGCCTGTGTGTCCACCCCCACACCCTGGGGTAGCTTGGCTTGCACCCTCACCTCACAGcagcagaggtgggggaggggcactgatCTCCCGATGTGCAGAAGGAACAactgagccaggcagatgtcaCAAAGGAAGAGACCCCCTGTGTGAGAAACCAggcttcctctgtgtagcttcctctctccttgtGGGGGTGCTCACCTCATCAGGGAAACTTCTTCAGGTCCACGTGCCCTCCCAAGGCCACTGGTCACTGGCTGCTGCTGATTCCTAAGAAAATTGACCATGCCACACATTTGGCCACTGATGAGCAGTAAGTACCACTGAGTAACATTGGGCCATTTACTTCACTGAGAACAtttcttaaatgttaaaaaaaaaaaaaaaaaaaagatctttgcaAAGATTAAGACCACGAGTaaaatcagagaagcttcttcttgtagtAGACAGTTGACACAGACCCACAATTGGACAACACACAGAGGGTGAGAGACTTGGGAGTAGTCAGAGCTGAATAGGTTGTCTATGTCACAGCCCTCGCGGGGTCTCTGCAACTCTGCAAACGCCGGCACAGGAAGGACACAGTGTTCTCCAGATACAGTGCGGGAAGATGCAGGTacgaaactcacagagactgtggcagtgtGCACAAGATCCACACAAGCTGGAGCCAGGATGAAATCCCAGGACAGAGGAGGGGATGTGATGGGCACCAAGTCCCACCCTTAGTCAAAAAGCTATTCAAAATTgacacctgctgggagagggaaaaaaatcagttttctccaatagagtgccactgggtatatcaaccactccaggccAGGTCCCGTGCTCAGGAGTAATGGGCCAACACAAATCAGACTccatggttttatttgtttgggggtgtgcatgtgtatgtgtgtgtacttttttgttttattgaatatatgtatgtatgtatgtatatatatatatatatatatatatatatatatatatatatatatatgtgtgtgtgtgtgtgtgtgtgtgtgtgtgtgtgtgtgtgtgtatttggccaggcagtggtgatgtacacctttagtcccagcattcaggaggcagaggcaggtggatctctgtgatttcgagaccagcctgatctacaaagtgaattctgggacagccagggctacacagagaaatcctgcctgggggcgggggtggtggggtggtggtggttctcacataatatatccctCTACACCTCCAGGTTTCTCCCCCGCCTCCTCTCCCACCTGGAGctattctctttctgtctctcaagtgaaaacaaacaggtttcaaatggatcataataaaataaaatataacgtCATAAGATAAATCAAAAACACATTGGAACTGGacagaacaaacagaaggaaaagagcctgaGAGCCGGCACAAGAAACTGAGACCCCctggttcacacactcaggaatcccatgaaaacactaCATTGGAAGCCACAGTAAAGATGCAGAGGACCCGGTGCAGATCCACGGGCATGCAGGCCccgtgcatgctgcctcagtctctgtgggttcatatgaGCATCCACCATGCTGATTCTGAGGGCCTTGCTTtacctggtgtcctccatcccctctggcttctccatctctctctgcctcctcttctaagGGGTTacctgagccctgaagggagggattttgatggagacctctcctttagagctgagtgttacaaagtttctcactctctgcataatgtctggctgtaggtctctgttcccatctgctgcaggaggaagcttcttctCCCTGGAGTCATGTTCATGTGttttaagagagagaagggacaagAAGCAGGGTGAATAGGGAGAGAGcatctgggaggaggtggggggatggtaaagaatgtgatcaaaatacattatatgaaattctcaaaaaataaataaaaacattttaaagctgggcggtggtggcacacgcctttaatcccagcccagaggcaggcagatctctgagttcaagggcagcctggtctacagagtgaattccagaacagccaagactacacagagagaccctgactggaaaaacaaacaaacaaacaaacaaacaaacaaaaccataacaaataaaaagccaaaaactgtctcaaaaaccaagataaTAATAATGACGATgattataataatgataataataaaatacccaAGTTTTGTCAAATGTTACACCTCCCCAGTGTGACCAACCTCATAAGAAGTAGCTTTAATAACCCCATCATCTCACACAACAAAAAATACATGAGCACAAAAGCACGACACAAAATGGCAAGTGTTGATTTTAGAATTTTCTGTGATATTTGTATCCTTGATTCAGAATTTCAAACTTCTGGTAAAGAAGACATGGGTGAGTCCGGATCTTT
The nucleotide sequence above comes from Peromyscus maniculatus bairdii isolate BWxNUB_F1_BW_parent chromosome 9, HU_Pman_BW_mat_3.1, whole genome shotgun sequence. Encoded proteins:
- the Lgi3 gene encoding leucine-rich repeat LGI family member 3, which encodes MAGLRAKLGPGRRLLVLSTLGFCLMLQASAKRPPKTPPCPPSCSCTRDTAFCVDSKAVPKNLPSEVISLTLVNAAFSEIQDGAFSHLPLLQFLLLNSNKFTLIGDNAFTGLSHLQYLFIENNDIWALSKYTFRGLKSLTHLSLANNNLQTLPRDVFRPLDILSDLDLRGNALNCDCKVKWLVEWLAHTNTTVAPIYCASPPRFQEHKVQDLPLREFDCITTDFVLYQTLAFPAVSAEPFLYASDLYLALAQPGASACTILKWDYVERQLRDYDKIPAPSAVHCKPMVVDGQLYVVVAQLFGGSYIYHWDPNTTRFTKLQDIDPQRVRKPNDLEAFRIDGDWYFAVADSSKAGATSLYRWHQNGFYSHQALHAWHRDTDLEFVDGEGKPRLIVSSSSQAPVIYQWSRTQKQFVAQGEVTQVPDAQAVKHFRAGRDSYLCLSRYIGDSKILRWEGARFSEVQALPSRGSLALQPFLVGGHRYLALGSDFSFTQIYQWDEGRQKFVRFQELAAQAPRAFCYMPAGDAQLLLAPSFKGQTLVYRHVVVDLSA